GCCCTTTGGCTTTGCCACGGCCTATCTGCTCGCCTTCGGGCGCCTGCCAGGGAAGACGATCCTGGAGGGGATTGTGAATTTGCCCCTGGTGCTGCCGCCGGTGGTGGTGGGCTACCTGCTGTTGCTGCTCTTTGGCCGCAACGGTGCCTTTGGCCCTCTGCTCGCCCAGCTCCACCTGCGGATCGTCTTCACCCTCACCGGCGCCGTCGTCGCCTCGGCGGTGGTCGGCTTTCCCTTGCTGGTGCGCGCCATCCGCATCGGCCTGGAGGGGATCGACGCGCACTGCCTGCAGGCTGCCCGCACCCTGGGCGCCTCCCGGTGGGATACCCTCTGCACGGTCGTGCTGCCCCTCGCCGCACCGGCGCTTCTGGCCGGTATGACGCTCATGTTCGCCCGCAGCCTGGGTGAGCTCGGGGCCACGGTCGTCCTGGCCGGCAACATCCCCGGCATCACCCAGACCATTCCCCTGGCGATCTATGACTACACCGCCACCCCTGGCGGCGGCCGCCCGGCCCTGGCACTCTGCCTGGTCTCCATGGCCCTGTCCTTCGTGGCGCTCCTGGCGGGCGAGGCCGCAACCCGCTTCTTCCGGACCCGGAGGTCGTGATGGCCCTGGAGGCCCAGGTCACAAAAAGATTCCCTGGCTTCGAGCTGCGGGCCGATCTGCGCGTCACCTCGCGCTGCTGCGGCGTGTTCGGCCCCTCCGGCAGCGGCAAATCGACCCTGATGCACCTCGTGGCCGGCCTGCTCGCTCCGGACGCCGGCCGGATCGTCCTGTCCGGCCAGGTCCTCTTCGATGCCGGCCGCAGGATCAACCAGCCACCGGAGGCGCGCCGGATCGGCGTGGTCTTCCAGCATGCCCACCTTTTTCCCCATCTCGATGTGCGGGGCAACCTGTTCTACGGCTGGAAACGGACCCCGCCGTTGGAGCGGCGGATCGATCCGGACGCCCTGATCGCGGCGCTGGACCTGGGCCATCTCCTGGCCCGCCGGGTATCCGGCCTGTCCGGCGGCGAGCGCCAGCGGGTGGCGCTGGCCCGTACCATGCTGGCCTGCCCCCGCCTGGTCCTGATGGATGAGCCCCTGACCGGCCTGGATGACCAGCGGAAATACCAGATCATTCCCTACCTGAAGAGGGTGCTCGGCGAGTTCGATATGCCGTTCATGCTCATCAGCCATTCGTTGCAGGAGATGCGCCTGCTCACCGAGGAGGTGCTGCTCTTCGAGCACGGCCAGGTGGCGGCGTCCCTGCCGGTGGAGGAGCTGGCCCGCCGCCAACTGGGGGCCAACAGCCGCGGCTACGTCAACCTGCTCACCCTGAAGGATCCGCAGCCTCAGGGGGACCTGTGGCGCTATCGCTGGGGCGGGGTGGATCTCATCGCCACCGAGAAGGGCGATGGCGCGGGCAGCCTTTTCGAGCTGGGGGCAAAAGACATCACCCTCTTCAAGTGCGACCCCGAAGCCACCAGTGCCCGCAATCGCCTCGCCTGCCGGGTTGGCGGTCTGTTCGGGGACGGCAACCGGATCGGCGTCGAGCTGGCCTGCGCCGGCGGCAGTCTGGTTTCCCAGATCGTGCCGGAGGCAGTGCCGCAACTGGCGATCCGCCCCGGGGCGGAGGTGACGGCGGTCATCAAGGCCTCGGCCCTGCGCCGGCTGTACTGACCAGGGGGGCCCCCCGTTGGTCCCGAAAGACCGGTTGACCTGCCGGGCTGCCACTTCGACGAGAGAACCAGAAGCCGACACGGGCTGGGCACCACCCCTGTGTAGCCATGGAGAGATACGGAGCAGCTATCCGGTCGGGCGTCGGGCGGGGTTGATCCCCGTTCCCAACCGGGCTCAGGCGAGGCCTCCGGACGGCTGTTGACCGATCTGGAGGTCCTCTGGTCGCGCCGGCCACCGTGCAGCGCTTTCTGCCGAACGTCCCCCCTGACGTCCGCGCATTGACAGCCCTGCCCGCCCCGCGTACCATGCGGCCATGAGCGAGGTCGCCAACCCCCACGATCGCTTCGTGAAGGAGGTCCTGGGCCAGCCAGCCACGGCCAGGGACTTCCTGGCCAACTACCTGCCAGCCGAGGTCATCGCCTGCCTGGACCTGGCCAGCCTGGAGGTGGTCAAAGACACCTTCGTCGATCCCCACCTGGCCGAGCACCTGTCCGACCTCCTCTACCAGGTCAACCTGGTGGATGGCCGGCCAGGCTACCTCTACATCCTCTTCGAGCACCGCAGCCACGTCGTCGGCTGCCCGCCCCTCGATGTCCTGCGCTACGCGGTCCAGATCTGGAGCCGGCACCGGGCGATCCACGGCACGGACCGGCTGCCGCCGGTGATCCCCATCCTCTTGTACCACGGCCGCCCGGTCTGGTCCCATCCCCTGGACCTCGGGGGCCTCTTTGACCTGCCAGAGCCGCTTTCCCCCTATCGTCCCTCCTTCCGCTACGAGCTGATCGACCTGGCCCGCTGGCCCGACGAGGCCATCCGGGGCGAGGTGCTGCTCCGCAGCTTTCTTCTCATCACCAAGCACATCTTCGCCGACGACCTGAACGAGCGCCTGCCAGGGGTTCTCGCCCTCATGCGGGATCTCGCCCGCTCCCGGACCGGCCTCCAGTATGTCGAAACCCTTCTCCGCTACGTGGCCGCAGCAGCGCCCCAGGTGGAGGAGGACGCCTTTCGCGCCGCCATCGACACCACTCTCGCCTCAGGAGATCTTGCCATGCCGACACTTGCCGAACGTTGGGAACAGCGGGGCCTGGAGCGCGGCCTCCAACAAGGGCTGCAGCAGGGGCTGCAGCAAGGAATGCAGCAAGGAATACAGCAAGGAATACAACAGGGAATGCAGCAGGGGATGACCAGGGCGCTGCGCCGGAGCGTCGTCGAGGTTCTGGAGGCCAGGTTCGAGACCGTGCCGGATTCCCTGGTCACCAGCCTGGAGGAGGTGCAAACCGAGATGGCCCTGCAGGCGCTCCTCAAGCGCGCCGTCACCATCCCCTCCCTGGACGCCTTCCGCGATCTCGTGCGCCGCACCCTGCGCGACTGAGGTGGTCGGGGCCGTGACGTCCCCTGCAACCATCGCCCGGGAGTCTTCGCGGAGCAATCCCTCCGCCTCAACGGGCTCATCGACCTGGCCCGCTGGCCAGACGAGGCCATCCGGGGCGAGGTGCTGCTCCGCAGCTTCCTTCCCATCACCAAGCACATCTTCGCCGACGACCTGAACGAGCGTCTGCCAGGGGTTCTCGCCCTCATGCGGGATCTCGCCCGCTCCCGGACCGGCCTCCAGTATGTCGAAACCCTTCTCCGCTACGTGGCCGCGGCAGCGCCCCAGGTGGAGGAGGACGCCTTACGGTGAGCTGGGAAGTGGCAGCCACGAAAACCGAAAGAATTTCGTGCCCAACCCGATCAACGCCGTCGTCGTTCTCCATGATCCTTCAAGGAGAATGACCCCGCCACCAACACCTTGGTCATTCTCACCAACGCCCAGGTGCATCAACCCCTTCGCTTACCTCGCCTGGCTTCTGGCCGCCGGCGACCACGTGGCCCAGGACCCGGCCAAGTTCCTGCCCTGGTGCTTCCCAAGGACCCACCGACCCGGGATAGCCCCTGCCGCCCGTCGGTCGACTCGCCGGAGCTCACCCCGCCTGCGCCGCCACGCCCACCTCGGATCCGCCCCAGCACCGGGAATCCGCCTGCTCACGCTCGCCCGCCGCCAGCACCCGCTACGTTCTGCCCCCCCCCGCCGCCCGAAAAAAAATTCGCCGCGGGAGGGGCCGCCACAGGCTTGCGGAAAGGCACGCTGGTGAGCGAGTTCTTCTCGCCGCTGCCCGGATCCTCCACCACCTCGACCATTCTTCCGGAGATCGGCATCCTCGACGGTGGTGCTGAGGCCCTCGTAGGTGAAGGTGGTGGTCAGCCACCGGAAGCCGGTGCCGCCGGAGTTGTCTGTCCGGCTGACCGTGGTCGGCCGGCCGCGGAAGTCAAAGTAGGTGATGACTCGCGGGTAGGAGTTGGTGAGGGGGATGAGCAGCCCGTTCTGGTACCTGGCGGCGTACGGCCCCTCCACCCGGTACTGGCGGCCCATGCTGTCGTAGCGCAGGCGGGTGGTGATGTATTTCGTCTCGGTGTCGCCGGCCTCGGTGCCGATCCGCACCGCCAGGGTCGGCCGGCCCAGACCGTCGAAGTACTGGCAGCTGTCCACGCGGTGGGGGAGATCGTAGGGGTCGAAAGTGCAGGGCTGGAGGAATGCACTTTCGGCCCCTACGTCCCGGTCCACGACTTGGCCCTTCGGCTGCTCGGCCTCTGATCATCCTTCTCTCCATCCACCCCAGTCCACTGCGGCCACGGCTCTGCTACGCCCAATTCGGACCACATGGCGCCGGGTTGACCGTACGTAGACCTAAAAGCCGCAACCCAAGGCCGTCTGTGCCCGCTCCAGCCAAGACGTCAACACGTTCCACCCACCGGCCAAAACTCCACCGGCACCTCGACCCTTGACGGCAAACGACTTTGACGTGTCCCTGCCGGGGCGAGCTCCTGGTCGGTGAACTTGTGGCTTTCCTCGACGGAGCCGGTGTGGCTGCGCTCCTGGCCGAAGGGCAGGTACTCGCTGCTCTCGATGACGGAGAGGCCGGACAGGGTGGCCGCCGTGCTGCCCAGGTGGTCCTTGGCGAAATACATGGGGAGGCCGTTCTCCACCTTGGCCACCCGGAGGGAGCCGGCAAAG
This region of Thermodesulfobacteriota bacterium genomic DNA includes:
- a CDS encoding Rpn family recombination-promoting nuclease/putative transposase, which codes for MSEVANPHDRFVKEVLGQPATARDFLANYLPAEVIACLDLASLEVVKDTFVDPHLAEHLSDLLYQVNLVDGRPGYLYILFEHRSHVVGCPPLDVLRYAVQIWSRHRAIHGTDRLPPVIPILLYHGRPVWSHPLDLGGLFDLPEPLSPYRPSFRYELIDLARWPDEAIRGEVLLRSFLLITKHIFADDLNERLPGVLALMRDLARSRTGLQYVETLLRYVAAAAPQVEEDAFRAAIDTTLASGDLAMPTLAERWEQRGLERGLQQGLQQGLQQGMQQGIQQGIQQGMQQGMTRALRRSVVEVLEARFETVPDSLVTSLEEVQTEMALQALLKRAVTIPSLDAFRDLVRRTLRD
- the modC gene encoding molybdenum ABC transporter ATP-binding protein, which gives rise to MALEAQVTKRFPGFELRADLRVTSRCCGVFGPSGSGKSTLMHLVAGLLAPDAGRIVLSGQVLFDAGRRINQPPEARRIGVVFQHAHLFPHLDVRGNLFYGWKRTPPLERRIDPDALIAALDLGHLLARRVSGLSGGERQRVALARTMLACPRLVLMDEPLTGLDDQRKYQIIPYLKRVLGEFDMPFMLISHSLQEMRLLTEEVLLFEHGQVAASLPVEELARRQLGANSRGYVNLLTLKDPQPQGDLWRYRWGGVDLIATEKGDGAGSLFELGAKDITLFKCDPEATSARNRLACRVGGLFGDGNRIGVELACAGGSLVSQIVPEAVPQLAIRPGAEVTAVIKASALRRLY
- the modB gene encoding molybdate ABC transporter permease subunit; protein product: MMALSPQDLQAILLSVKVASVATVLSAPFGFATAYLLAFGRLPGKTILEGIVNLPLVLPPVVVGYLLLLLFGRNGAFGPLLAQLHLRIVFTLTGAVVASAVVGFPLLVRAIRIGLEGIDAHCLQAARTLGASRWDTLCTVVLPLAAPALLAGMTLMFARSLGELGATVVLAGNIPGITQTIPLAIYDYTATPGGGRPALALCLVSMALSFVALLAGEAATRFFRTRRS
- a CDS encoding DUF6443 domain-containing protein, encoding MDSCQYFDGLGRPTLAVRIGTEAGDTETKYITTRLRYDSMGRQYRVEGPYAARYQNGLLIPLTNSYPRVITYFDFRGRPTTVSRTDNSGGTGFRWLTTTFTYEGLSTTVEDADLRKNGRGGGGSGQRREELAHQRAFPQACGGPSRGEFFFGRRGGAERSGCWRRASVSRRIPGAGADPRWAWRRRRGELRRVDRRAAGAIPGRWVLGKHQGRNLAGSWATWSPAARSQAR